A region from the Mycobacteriales bacterium genome encodes:
- a CDS encoding dipeptide epimerase translates to MTTTITDVRTSRHTHPLRQPFVTALRTVTSVPVVRVEVIAGDTRGWGEAAPTPVITGDLADGIEAALLGPLRDAVVGRDLDDIEHLLRSVARAVVANTSAKAALDIALHDARARDLGLPLYRLLGAGAGDVATDVTVSAGSPQEMAEQAALRVAEGFATLKLKVADGRYDDTERVLRVRAAAGPDVALRIDANQGWLPKQAVSVITACERADARIELVEQPVAAADLAGLAFVTGHVLTAVMADESVAGPRDALRLAELQAADLINVKLMKCGGLRPARQILDIAAAAGIGVMVGGMMEGELAVAAAAALAATCPAEVVHDLDAAWWLDPAASEKVVSYDGGRLLLADGPGLGPPPAGAP, encoded by the coding sequence GTGACGACGACCATCACCGACGTCCGGACCAGCCGGCACACCCACCCGCTGCGCCAGCCGTTCGTCACCGCGCTGCGCACCGTCACCAGCGTGCCGGTCGTCCGCGTCGAGGTGATCGCCGGCGACACCCGCGGCTGGGGTGAGGCCGCGCCGACCCCGGTGATCACCGGCGACCTCGCCGACGGGATCGAGGCCGCGCTGCTCGGCCCGCTGCGCGACGCGGTGGTCGGCCGCGACCTCGACGACATCGAGCACCTCCTCCGATCGGTCGCAAGAGCGGTGGTCGCCAACACCAGCGCCAAGGCGGCCCTCGACATCGCGCTGCACGATGCGCGCGCCCGCGACCTTGGACTACCGCTGTACCGCCTGCTCGGTGCCGGCGCCGGGGACGTCGCCACCGATGTGACGGTGAGCGCCGGATCGCCGCAGGAGATGGCCGAACAGGCCGCGCTGCGGGTGGCCGAAGGGTTCGCGACGCTGAAGCTGAAGGTCGCCGACGGCCGGTACGACGACACCGAGCGGGTGCTGCGGGTGCGGGCGGCGGCCGGTCCCGACGTCGCGCTGCGGATCGACGCCAACCAGGGCTGGTTGCCCAAACAGGCGGTGTCGGTCATCACCGCGTGCGAGCGCGCCGACGCGCGGATCGAGCTGGTCGAGCAGCCGGTGGCGGCCGCCGATCTGGCCGGTCTCGCCTTCGTGACCGGGCACGTGCTCACCGCGGTGATGGCCGACGAGAGTGTCGCCGGCCCGCGGGACGCGCTGCGGCTGGCCGAGTTGCAGGCTGCCGACCTGATCAACGTGAAGCTGATGAAGTGCGGCGGCCTGCGCCCGGCCCGGCAGATCCTCGACATCGCCGCCGCGGCCGGGATCGGTGTCATGGTCGGCGGAATGATGGAGGGCGAGCTCGCGGTCGCCGCCGCGGCCGCCCTCGCCGCCACCTGCCCGGCCGAGGTCGTGCACGACCTCGACGCCGCCTGGTGGCTCGACCCGGCGGCGAGCGAGAAGGTGGTGAGCTACGACGGCGGCCGGCTGCTGCTCGCCGACGGCCCGGGACTGGGTCCGCCGCCGGCCGGCGCTCCGTGA
- a CDS encoding C40 family peptidase: protein MWIAAPVATLWTAPDAPRPVDAPALAAAADGRAWADALDTPARLALQGRVDTQALRGEPVTVDETDSGWARVVLPHQPSSLDPRGYPGWLPACQLTADPPPAADLPPRPAPDGPAILATARKSLGVGYLWGGRCRFGVDCSGLMSLAHYRHGIVIPRDAHDQAAAGVAVPVDAAREGDLLFFGDDRRTEAIHHVGMALGDGRMLHAPRTGRTVEIIELDTSPYADELCAARHYC from the coding sequence ATGTGGATCGCCGCGCCGGTGGCCACCCTGTGGACCGCGCCGGACGCGCCGCGGCCGGTCGATGCGCCGGCGCTGGCGGCCGCCGCCGACGGCCGGGCCTGGGCGGACGCCCTCGACACGCCCGCCCGGCTCGCTCTGCAGGGCCGGGTCGACACCCAGGCGCTGCGCGGCGAACCCGTCACGGTCGACGAGACCGACAGCGGTTGGGCCCGGGTCGTCCTGCCGCACCAGCCGTCGTCGCTCGACCCGCGCGGATACCCCGGCTGGCTCCCCGCCTGCCAGCTCACCGCCGACCCGCCACCGGCCGCCGACCTGCCGCCCCGGCCTGCGCCGGACGGGCCGGCGATCCTCGCCACCGCCCGGAAGTCGCTCGGGGTCGGATACCTGTGGGGAGGGCGCTGCCGCTTCGGTGTCGACTGCTCCGGACTGATGTCGCTCGCGCACTACCGGCACGGCATCGTCATCCCGCGCGACGCGCACGACCAGGCCGCGGCCGGCGTCGCGGTGCCGGTCGACGCGGCCCGGGAAGGCGACCTGCTCTTCTTCGGCGACGACCGCCGGACCGAGGCGATCCACCACGTAGGCATGGCGCTCGGCGACGGACGGATGCTGCACGCCCCGCGGACCGGCCGCACGGTGGAGATCATCGAACTGGACACGTCGCCGTACGCAGACGAGCTCTGCGCGGCCCGTCACTACTGCTGA